In Kineococcus sp. NBC_00420, a single genomic region encodes these proteins:
- a CDS encoding trypsin-like serine peptidase, protein MRRLVRASSAGALALASSLVLSLSGGSAQAVEVTGTGSTSVSLLSTTDATVQQVATEYWTPERMASAQPADRVVAPGGPAARPATPEVAPAPSTRSTLAVGDAGVVGRSTRRASGTAPASTVATSTPWAGPAAVARKVGRLFFTQGRGNFECSASSVASVAGNVIVTAGHCLTENGVVSTNVVFVPGLHGTSAPYGTFPATKLFTTTQWRQGDQSKAEALNFDVGFAVVQSVGGRSLADTVGSFAIDFTPALDPVTVFGYPGRGAAADGTTLQFCTGTRFTDVTSTNDPTTDRATLCTMAGGSSGGPWLSGLDPAKGTGTVTSVVSFSYNDATQVLYGPLFGDVVAAVYHEAAGN, encoded by the coding sequence ATGCGAAGACTCGTCCGAGCGAGCTCCGCCGGCGCACTCGCGCTGGCCTCCTCCCTCGTCCTCAGCCTCAGCGGGGGCAGCGCCCAGGCGGTCGAGGTGACCGGGACCGGGAGCACCTCGGTGTCGCTGCTCTCCACCACCGACGCGACCGTGCAGCAGGTGGCCACGGAGTACTGGACCCCCGAGCGCATGGCCTCCGCCCAGCCCGCGGACCGGGTCGTCGCCCCGGGTGGTCCAGCCGCCCGCCCGGCCACCCCCGAGGTCGCGCCGGCGCCGTCGACGCGTTCGACCCTCGCCGTGGGCGACGCGGGCGTGGTGGGGCGCAGCACCCGCCGCGCCTCCGGGACGGCTCCCGCCTCCACCGTCGCCACGAGCACTCCGTGGGCGGGCCCGGCCGCGGTGGCGCGCAAGGTCGGCCGGCTGTTCTTCACCCAGGGGCGCGGCAACTTCGAGTGCAGCGCCAGCAGCGTCGCCTCGGTCGCGGGCAACGTCATCGTCACCGCCGGGCACTGCCTGACCGAGAACGGGGTGGTCTCGACCAACGTCGTCTTCGTGCCGGGCCTGCACGGGACGAGCGCCCCCTACGGGACCTTCCCCGCGACGAAGCTGTTCACCACCACCCAGTGGCGCCAGGGCGACCAGTCGAAGGCCGAGGCCCTGAACTTCGACGTCGGGTTCGCCGTCGTGCAGTCGGTCGGTGGCCGCTCGTTGGCCGACACCGTCGGCTCCTTCGCCATCGACTTCACCCCCGCCCTGGACCCGGTGACCGTCTTCGGCTACCCCGGACGCGGCGCCGCGGCCGACGGGACCACCCTGCAGTTCTGCACCGGCACCCGGTTCACCGACGTCACCTCCACCAACGACCCCACGACCGACCGGGCCACCCTGTGCACCATGGCCGGTGGTTCCAGCGGCGGGCCGTGGCTGAGCGGTCTCGACCCCGCCAAGGGCACCGGCACGGTCACCTCGGTCGTGAGCTTCAGCTACAACGACGCCACCCAGGTCCTCTACGGACCGCTGTTCGGGGACGTCGTGGCGGCCGTCTACCACGAGGCCGCGGGGAACTGA
- a CDS encoding NAD-dependent succinate-semialdehyde dehydrogenase, with protein MSTEQREKELLSGVPTGLFVGGAWRAAEGGRTVDVEDPSTGQVLLAVSDASVADGTAALDAAVAAFPGWAATPTRERAEVLRRAFDLITARADDFALLMTLEMGKPLAEARGEVTYGAEFFRWFSEEAPRISGRYAQNPVGGSRLLTLKQPVGPVLAILPWNFPLAMGTRKIAPALAAGCTIVVKPATQTPLTTLLLAQVLAEAGVPDGVVNVVTTTSTAEVVEPLVRDPRLRKLTFTGSTAVGRKLVEQSAQQLLRVSMELGGNAPFLVFDDADLDEAVDGAMLAKMRNTGEACTAANRFYVQRGVAEEFSRRLAERMGSLSVGRGTQDGVQVGPLIDARARDGVAQRVSEAVDAGAKVVVGGSTVGESGYFYAPTVLTDVPLGSRLLTEETFGPVAPIVVFDEESEGVALANDTEYGLIGYAYTQGLDRGMRVAEALETGMVGLNAGVISNAAAPFGGVKASGFGREGGAEGIEEYLETKYVNFPL; from the coding sequence ATGAGCACCGAACAGCGCGAGAAGGAACTCCTGAGCGGGGTCCCCACCGGACTCTTCGTCGGCGGCGCCTGGCGCGCCGCCGAGGGTGGGCGCACCGTCGACGTCGAGGACCCCTCGACCGGGCAGGTCCTGCTCGCGGTCTCCGACGCGAGCGTGGCCGACGGCACCGCGGCCCTCGACGCCGCCGTCGCGGCCTTCCCCGGCTGGGCCGCCACCCCGACCCGCGAACGGGCCGAGGTGCTGCGCCGCGCCTTCGACCTCATCACCGCCCGCGCCGACGACTTCGCCCTGCTCATGACCCTCGAGATGGGCAAACCCCTGGCCGAGGCCCGCGGTGAGGTGACCTACGGCGCGGAGTTCTTCCGCTGGTTCTCCGAGGAGGCGCCGCGGATCTCCGGCCGCTACGCCCAGAACCCCGTCGGGGGTTCCCGGCTGCTCACCCTCAAGCAACCCGTCGGGCCGGTCCTCGCGATCCTGCCGTGGAACTTCCCGCTCGCCATGGGCACCCGCAAGATCGCCCCGGCGCTCGCCGCCGGGTGCACCATCGTCGTGAAGCCCGCGACGCAGACCCCGCTCACGACGCTGCTGCTGGCCCAGGTGCTGGCCGAAGCCGGCGTCCCCGACGGGGTCGTCAACGTCGTCACGACGACGTCGACGGCGGAGGTCGTCGAACCCCTCGTGCGGGACCCCCGGCTGCGGAAGCTGACGTTCACCGGTTCCACCGCGGTCGGTCGCAAGCTCGTCGAGCAGTCCGCGCAGCAGCTGCTGCGGGTGTCGATGGAACTCGGCGGCAACGCCCCGTTCCTGGTGTTCGACGACGCCGACCTGGACGAGGCGGTCGACGGCGCGATGCTCGCGAAGATGCGCAACACCGGGGAGGCCTGCACCGCGGCCAACCGGTTCTACGTCCAGCGCGGCGTCGCGGAGGAGTTCTCCCGCCGCCTCGCGGAACGCATGGGGTCGTTGAGCGTCGGCCGGGGGACGCAGGACGGCGTCCAGGTCGGACCGCTCATCGACGCCCGCGCCCGTGACGGTGTGGCGCAGCGGGTCTCCGAAGCCGTCGACGCGGGAGCGAAGGTCGTCGTCGGTGGGTCGACGGTAGGGGAGAGCGGGTACTTCTACGCCCCGACCGTCCTCACCGACGTGCCGCTCGGTTCCCGTCTGCTCACCGAGGAGACGTTCGGGCCGGTCGCCCCGATCGTCGTCTTCGACGAGGAGTCCGAGGGCGTCGCGTTGGCCAACGATACCGAGTACGGCCTCATCGGTTACGCCTACACCCAGGGTCTCGACCGGGGGATGCGCGTCGCCGAGGCGCTCGAGACCGGCATGGTCGGCCTCAACGCCGGGGTCATCTCCAACGCCGCCGCGCCGTTCGGCGGGGTCAAGGCCAGTGGTTTCGGCCGCGAGGGCGGGGCCGAGGGGATCGAGGAGTACCTCGAGACGAAGTACGTGAACTTCCCCCTCTGA
- the gabT gene encoding 4-aminobutyrate--2-oxoglutarate transaminase codes for MTTLSHDVSTGGPTLPQEIRLRTEVPGPLSRELAARRSAAVSAAVGSSMPFYAATAGGGVVVDVDGNSYADLGSGIAVTTVGNADPAVAAAVAEQVARFTHTCFMITPYDSYVEVAERLNALTPGDFAKKTALFSTGAEAVENAVKVARAHTGRQAVVVFDHAYHGRTNLTMAMTAKNMPYKNGFGPFAPEVYRAPLSYPFRDGLDGPTAAARAIHTIEKQVGAANLAAVVLEPIQGEGGFIVPAPGFLPAIATWAKENGVVFVADEVQTGIARTGAAFASHLEGIEPDLVTIAKGVAGGLPLAAVTGRAEIMDAPVLGGLGGTYGGNPAACAAAIATLDTLEREDLPARARRVEGILFSRLRALAARDPRIGDVRGRGAMVAVELVEPGTTTPDAALAKRVATDAAQHGVIVLTCGTDGNVLRFLPPLSIPDALLEQALDVLGTVFENAR; via the coding sequence ATGACGACCCTCAGCCACGACGTGAGCACCGGCGGCCCCACCCTTCCGCAGGAGATCCGGTTGCGGACCGAGGTGCCGGGCCCGCTCTCGCGCGAGCTCGCCGCCCGCCGCAGCGCCGCCGTGAGCGCCGCCGTCGGGTCGTCGATGCCGTTCTACGCCGCCACCGCCGGCGGTGGGGTCGTCGTCGACGTCGACGGGAACTCCTACGCCGACCTCGGCTCCGGCATCGCCGTCACCACCGTCGGCAACGCCGACCCCGCCGTCGCCGCAGCCGTGGCCGAGCAGGTGGCGCGGTTCACCCACACCTGCTTCATGATCACGCCCTACGACTCCTACGTCGAGGTCGCCGAGCGGCTCAACGCCCTGACCCCCGGCGACTTCGCGAAGAAGACCGCCCTGTTCTCCACCGGGGCCGAGGCCGTCGAGAACGCCGTGAAGGTGGCCCGGGCCCACACCGGCCGCCAGGCCGTGGTCGTCTTCGACCACGCCTACCACGGCCGCACCAACCTCACGATGGCGATGACCGCCAAGAACATGCCCTACAAGAACGGCTTCGGCCCCTTCGCCCCCGAGGTCTACCGGGCCCCGCTGAGCTACCCCTTCCGCGACGGCCTCGACGGCCCGACCGCCGCCGCCCGTGCCATCCACACCATCGAGAAGCAGGTCGGCGCCGCGAACCTCGCCGCCGTCGTGCTCGAGCCGATCCAGGGCGAGGGGGGCTTCATCGTCCCGGCCCCCGGCTTCCTGCCCGCCATCGCCACCTGGGCGAAGGAGAACGGCGTCGTCTTCGTCGCCGACGAGGTCCAGACCGGGATCGCCCGCACCGGCGCGGCCTTCGCCAGCCACCTCGAGGGGATCGAACCCGACCTCGTGACCATCGCCAAGGGCGTCGCCGGCGGTCTGCCGCTCGCGGCCGTCACCGGCCGCGCCGAGATCATGGACGCGCCGGTCCTCGGCGGTCTCGGCGGCACCTACGGCGGGAACCCCGCCGCCTGCGCCGCCGCGATCGCCACCCTGGACACCCTGGAGCGGGAGGACCTGCCGGCCCGGGCGCGCCGGGTCGAGGGCATCCTCTTCTCCCGGCTGCGCGCCCTGGCCGCCCGGGACCCGCGCATCGGCGACGTCCGCGGCCGCGGCGCGATGGTCGCCGTCGAGCTCGTCGAACCCGGGACCACCACCCCGGACGCGGCGCTGGCCAAGCGGGTCGCCACCGACGCCGCCCAGCACGGCGTCATCGTCCTCACCTGCGGCACCGACGGCAACGTCCTGCGCTTCCTGCCGCCGCTGAGCATCCCCGACGCCCTGCTGGAACAGGCCCTGGACGTGCTCGGGACCGTCTTCGAGAACGCACGCTGA
- a CDS encoding PucR family transcriptional regulator — protein sequence MVTLADLVATPSLALRLVGGDPGAPVRWVATSELDDPTAFLEGGELLLTTGLRTPRAGWADWVDRLVDAGVAGAGFGVGLSHRSVPRALVTATAARGLPLLEVPQPTPFIAISRRLADLLRRSENDAEAAAARTQRELAVDAAGPEGVDAVLRRVARSVRGQAWSLAPGGGVRAATTRTPPPAEAVAGLHRIQGQGARASWTDVSPTRSLLLRATGSDGTGWLLVSLAPDTPRAAHATIGTAAALLGLLTARSFVPPGMASAVVDLVLGDRPAIAARLAEGVGHPLPDPLVVLRWSGTPPPAVWRGEDHAVLPPDAVGTPPPGARWGVGRPVPLDRAAEGVRSADAAHARTGAHRPLAGTGSLDDVLDADVVGPWARQRLAPVLDCADADVLLASARAFLEHHGARQPTADTLGVHRNTVRQRIARLEGLLGSSMDSAADRAELWLALGALGASPGRAGPPAAKLGAWP from the coding sequence GTGGTGACCCTGGCCGACCTGGTGGCGACCCCCTCGCTGGCGCTGCGCCTGGTCGGCGGCGATCCCGGCGCCCCCGTGCGCTGGGTGGCGACCAGCGAGCTGGACGACCCCACGGCGTTCCTGGAGGGCGGGGAGCTGCTGCTCACCACGGGGCTGCGGACCCCGCGCGCCGGCTGGGCGGACTGGGTGGACCGCCTCGTCGACGCCGGGGTGGCGGGGGCCGGCTTCGGGGTGGGCCTGAGCCACCGCTCGGTGCCGCGCGCGCTCGTCACCGCCACCGCCGCACGCGGTCTGCCGCTCCTCGAGGTCCCACAACCGACCCCGTTCATCGCGATCTCCCGTCGTCTGGCGGACCTGTTGCGGCGCAGCGAGAACGACGCCGAGGCCGCCGCCGCCCGCACCCAGCGCGAGCTGGCCGTCGACGCCGCCGGACCGGAGGGCGTCGACGCCGTGCTGCGGCGGGTGGCTCGCAGCGTGCGCGGGCAGGCCTGGTCGCTGGCCCCCGGCGGAGGGGTCCGCGCCGCCACGACGAGGACCCCACCCCCCGCCGAGGCCGTCGCCGGACTGCACCGGATCCAGGGGCAGGGGGCGCGGGCGAGCTGGACCGACGTGTCCCCGACCCGGTCGCTGCTGCTGCGGGCCACCGGGTCCGACGGGACGGGCTGGCTGCTCGTCTCCCTCGCCCCCGACACCCCACGGGCCGCGCACGCGACGATCGGCACGGCGGCGGCCCTGCTCGGGTTGCTCACGGCCCGCTCGTTCGTCCCCCCGGGGATGGCGAGCGCCGTCGTCGACCTGGTGCTGGGCGACCGGCCCGCGATCGCCGCCCGGCTGGCGGAGGGGGTCGGCCACCCGCTGCCCGACCCGCTCGTCGTGCTCCGCTGGAGCGGGACGCCGCCGCCGGCGGTCTGGCGGGGCGAGGACCACGCCGTCCTGCCCCCGGACGCCGTCGGGACCCCGCCGCCCGGGGCGCGCTGGGGCGTGGGTCGCCCCGTACCCCTCGACCGGGCTGCGGAGGGGGTCCGCTCGGCCGACGCCGCCCACGCGCGCACCGGAGCGCACCGGCCCCTGGCCGGGACGGGGTCGCTGGACGACGTCCTCGACGCCGACGTGGTCGGGCCCTGGGCCCGGCAGCGGCTGGCGCCCGTGCTGGACTGCGCCGACGCGGACGTCCTCCTCGCGAGCGCCCGTGCGTTCCTGGAGCACCACGGGGCGCGCCAGCCCACGGCCGACACCCTCGGGGTGCACCGCAACACCGTCCGGCAGCGGATCGCGCGCCTCGAAGGGCTGCTGGGCTCCTCGATGGACTCCGCGGCGGACCGGGCCGAGCTGTGGCTCGCGCTGGGTGCCCTCGGTGCCTCCCCGGGGAGGGCCGGGCCCCCGGCTGCGAAACTCGGGGCATGGCCCTGA
- a CDS encoding PPOX class F420-dependent oxidoreductase: MALNPDDLPASALEFLTERHLATVTTLRADGSPHVVPVGFTFDAGTVRIITSGTSRKAVHARRGSRVVVAQVDGRRWLALEGVGYVLEDAESVADAEGRYAARYRTPRPNPARVVVAFTVDRVLGSVPPWE, translated from the coding sequence ATGGCCCTGAACCCTGACGACCTGCCCGCGAGCGCGCTGGAGTTCCTGACGGAGCGCCACCTGGCGACGGTGACCACGTTGCGCGCCGACGGGTCCCCGCACGTCGTGCCCGTCGGGTTCACCTTCGACGCGGGGACGGTGCGGATCATCACGTCGGGGACGTCGCGCAAGGCCGTGCACGCGCGGCGGGGTTCCCGGGTCGTCGTCGCGCAGGTCGACGGGCGGCGCTGGCTGGCGTTGGAGGGTGTCGGGTACGTGCTGGAGGACGCGGAGTCGGTCGCCGACGCCGAGGGGCGCTACGCCGCCCGCTACCGCACGCCGCGCCCCAACCCGGCGCGGGTCGTCGTCGCGTTCACGGTGGACCGGGTGCTGGGGTCCGTCCCGCCCTGGGAGTGA
- a CDS encoding DivIVA domain-containing protein, giving the protein MTQSVEGLPLSQLLQERPSRLKGLRRGYRVEDVDVFFDHIAQAVPAGRVASGQVRAVGFGSQFGGYDVADTDALLAEIEDGLARRERQRSLAQSDQRPFTERQAALGAAVSGRLKEPRGERFPRARGLRRGYRPGDVDALCELLADHFRGTTKLSADDVRTALFRPRRGRRGYREAPVDAFLDRVVELMVTFER; this is encoded by the coding sequence ATGACCCAGAGCGTCGAGGGCCTGCCCCTGTCGCAGCTGCTGCAGGAGCGGCCCTCGCGCCTCAAGGGTCTGCGACGCGGCTACCGCGTCGAGGACGTCGACGTGTTCTTCGACCACATCGCCCAGGCCGTCCCGGCCGGGCGCGTCGCCTCGGGACAGGTCCGAGCCGTCGGCTTCGGCTCGCAGTTCGGTGGCTACGACGTCGCCGACACCGACGCCCTGCTCGCCGAGATCGAGGACGGTCTGGCCCGTCGCGAACGTCAGCGCTCGCTGGCCCAGAGCGACCAGCGGCCGTTCACCGAGCGGCAGGCCGCGCTCGGCGCGGCGGTCTCGGGACGTCTGAAGGAACCGCGCGGGGAGCGCTTCCCCCGCGCCCGCGGCCTGCGCCGCGGCTACCGGCCGGGCGACGTCGACGCGCTGTGCGAACTGCTCGCCGACCACTTCCGGGGCACGACGAAGCTCAGCGCCGACGACGTGCGCACGGCGCTGTTCCGTCCCCGCCGGGGCCGCCGCGGCTACCGCGAGGCCCCCGTCGACGCGTTCCTCGACCGCGTCGTCGAGCTCATGGTGACCTTCGAACGCTGA
- the rlmN gene encoding 23S rRNA (adenine(2503)-C(2))-methyltransferase RlmN has product MTTPPDAPTREPLPLAPAGPGKLVMAAPRRGKPPRHFVDLEPEERGPAMVELGEKAFRGKQLATQWFERLEDDPAKMTDLPAASRDRIAAALLPTVLTPIRTLTADAGKTIKSLYRMHDGALVESVLMRYKNRDTICISSQAGCGMNCPFCATGQAGLTRNLSTAEIVEQVTAASRALARDEVPGGPGRVNNVVFMGMGEALANYKSAVAAVRRLVQPAPDGLGISARGITMSTVGLVPAIDKFAQEGIAATLALSLHAPDDELRNDLVPINQRWNVAEALDAARRYFEATGRRVSIEYALIRDINDQAWRADRLGKLLNARGRGWVHVNPIPLNPTPGSKWTASDPAVEKAFVAALENRGIPTTVRDTRGSEIDGACGQLAAIGPEQPKA; this is encoded by the coding sequence ATGACGACTCCTCCGGATGCCCCCACCCGTGAACCGCTGCCCCTGGCGCCTGCCGGCCCCGGCAAGCTGGTGATGGCCGCCCCCCGCCGCGGCAAGCCGCCGCGCCACTTCGTCGACCTCGAACCCGAGGAACGCGGCCCGGCGATGGTGGAGCTGGGGGAGAAGGCGTTCCGCGGCAAGCAGCTCGCCACGCAGTGGTTCGAGCGCCTCGAGGACGACCCGGCGAAGATGACGGACCTCCCGGCCGCGAGCCGCGACCGGATCGCGGCGGCGCTGCTGCCGACGGTGCTGACGCCGATCCGCACGCTCACCGCCGACGCCGGCAAGACGATCAAGTCGCTCTACCGGATGCACGACGGTGCCCTCGTCGAGTCCGTCCTCATGCGCTACAAGAACCGCGACACCATCTGCATCTCCAGCCAGGCCGGCTGCGGGATGAACTGCCCGTTCTGCGCCACCGGTCAGGCGGGTCTGACCCGCAACCTCTCGACGGCCGAGATCGTGGAGCAGGTCACCGCGGCCTCCCGTGCCCTGGCGCGCGACGAGGTCCCCGGCGGTCCCGGCCGCGTCAACAACGTCGTCTTCATGGGCATGGGCGAGGCGCTGGCCAACTACAAGTCGGCCGTCGCCGCCGTGCGCCGCCTGGTCCAGCCCGCCCCGGACGGCCTCGGCATCTCCGCCCGCGGCATCACGATGTCGACGGTCGGCCTCGTCCCGGCGATCGACAAGTTCGCCCAGGAGGGGATCGCGGCGACGCTGGCGCTGAGCCTGCACGCCCCCGACGACGAACTGCGCAACGACCTCGTCCCGATCAACCAGCGCTGGAACGTCGCGGAGGCCCTCGACGCCGCGCGCCGCTACTTCGAGGCGACGGGCCGCCGGGTCAGCATCGAGTACGCGCTGATCCGCGACATCAACGACCAGGCGTGGCGTGCGGACCGCCTCGGCAAGCTGCTCAACGCCCGGGGCCGCGGCTGGGTGCACGTCAACCCGATCCCGCTGAACCCGACCCCGGGATCGAAGTGGACCGCCAGCGACCCGGCCGTGGAGAAGGCGTTCGTCGCCGCCCTGGAGAACCGCGGCATCCCGACGACCGTGCGCGACACCCGCGGCAGCGAGATCGACGGGGCCTGCGGGCAGCTCGCCGCGATCGGCCCGGAACAGCCGAAGGCATGA
- a CDS encoding phosphatidate cytidylyltransferase: MTGETTGTPTTGTPHPPRAPRRAGRNLPAAIGIGVGLGAVVVASLFIRREAFVVFTSVAVLYGCVEVVRAFRARHLRVPVLPPVAGTLAMVPGAYLGGGETLFVAYALTVFAVIVYRLLGDGGDHGAVTTVPAVRDVAGGIFIVSYGPLLAGFAMLMLAADQGPWRVLVFVILVVASDVGGYAAGVLWGKHPMAPSVSPKKSWEGTAGSVVVGALAGAIALPLALGGPWWGGVLLGVVTVAVAILGDLSESMLKRDLGIKDMGTLLPGHGGVMDRLDSLLPAAPVVYLLLLWLVPA, encoded by the coding sequence GTGACGGGCGAGACGACGGGGACCCCGACGACGGGGACCCCCCACCCTCCCAGGGCTCCCCGGCGGGCGGGCCGCAACCTGCCCGCCGCCATCGGCATCGGCGTCGGCCTCGGTGCCGTGGTCGTGGCCAGCCTGTTCATCCGGCGTGAGGCGTTCGTCGTCTTCACCAGCGTCGCGGTGCTCTACGGCTGCGTCGAGGTGGTGCGGGCGTTCCGCGCGCGCCACCTGCGGGTCCCGGTCCTGCCCCCCGTGGCGGGCACCCTGGCCATGGTGCCGGGGGCCTACCTCGGCGGGGGCGAGACGTTGTTCGTGGCCTACGCGCTCACGGTCTTCGCCGTCATCGTCTACCGCCTGCTCGGTGACGGCGGCGACCACGGGGCGGTGACCACCGTCCCCGCCGTGCGCGACGTCGCCGGCGGCATCTTCATCGTCAGCTACGGCCCGCTGCTGGCCGGTTTCGCGATGCTCATGCTGGCCGCCGACCAGGGGCCCTGGCGGGTTCTCGTCTTCGTCATCCTCGTGGTGGCCAGCGACGTGGGTGGCTACGCGGCGGGGGTCCTGTGGGGCAAGCACCCCATGGCGCCGTCGGTGAGCCCGAAGAAGTCGTGGGAGGGGACGGCCGGCTCCGTCGTCGTCGGTGCCCTCGCCGGGGCGATCGCCCTGCCGTTGGCGCTGGGCGGGCCGTGGTGGGGCGGGGTCCTGCTCGGGGTCGTCACCGTCGCCGTCGCGATCCTCGGCGACCTGTCCGAGTCGATGCTCAAGCGCGACCTCGGCATCAAGGACATGGGCACGCTGCTGCCCGGTCACGGCGGGGTCATGGACCGCCTCGACTCGCTGCTGCCGGCGGCGCCGGTGGTCTACCTGCTGCTGCTCTGGCTCGTCCCGGCCTGA
- the frr gene encoding ribosome recycling factor, whose protein sequence is MIDDTLLEAEEKMEKAIEVAKGDFGAIRTGRANAAMFHKIMVDYYGAPTPLQQLASFQIPEARSVLITPFDRAAMTEIEKALRNSDLGVNPGNDGNVIRIVLPQLTEERRKDYIKIARTKAEDARVSLRNVRRRAKEELDRIVKDGEAGEDEVARAEKELESVTKRHVDAVDDLLKNKEAELLAV, encoded by the coding sequence GTGATCGACGACACGCTCCTCGAGGCCGAGGAGAAGATGGAAAAGGCGATCGAAGTCGCCAAGGGCGACTTCGGTGCCATCCGGACGGGCCGGGCCAACGCGGCGATGTTCCACAAGATCATGGTCGACTACTACGGTGCGCCGACCCCGCTGCAGCAGCTGGCCAGCTTCCAGATCCCCGAGGCGCGCTCGGTGCTCATCACCCCCTTCGACCGGGCGGCGATGACCGAGATCGAGAAGGCCCTGCGCAACTCCGACCTCGGGGTGAACCCGGGCAACGACGGCAACGTCATCCGGATCGTGCTGCCGCAGCTGACCGAGGAACGCCGCAAGGACTACATCAAGATCGCGCGCACCAAGGCCGAGGACGCCCGCGTCTCGCTGCGCAACGTGCGCCGTCGGGCCAAGGAGGAGCTGGACCGCATCGTCAAGGACGGTGAGGCCGGCGAGGACGAGGTCGCGCGGGCGGAGAAGGAACTCGAGTCGGTCACCAAGCGCCACGTCGACGCCGTCGACGACCTGCTGAAGAACAAGGAAGCCGAACTGCTCGCCGTCTGA
- the pyrH gene encoding UMP kinase, with product MSEPSLTVDLEAGTVQPRPAYRRVLLKLSGEFFGNGQVGVDPDVISEVAREIAGPVKQGVQVAIVVGGGNFFRGAELSQRGMERSRADYMGMLGTVMNALALQDFLEQQDVSTRVQTAITMGQVAEPYIPRRAIRHMEKGRVVIFGAGAGMPYFSTDTVAAQRALEVRADVVLMAKNGVDGVYTGDPRTDPNATKIDTISYAEAMRKNLRVIDQTAFSLCMDNRLPMMVFGMEGQGVARALRGERIGTQVIAD from the coding sequence GTGAGCGAGCCGAGCCTGACCGTCGACCTCGAAGCCGGCACCGTGCAACCGCGCCCGGCCTACCGACGGGTGCTCCTCAAGCTCTCGGGCGAGTTCTTCGGCAACGGTCAGGTCGGTGTCGACCCCGACGTCATCTCCGAGGTGGCCCGCGAGATCGCCGGGCCCGTCAAGCAGGGGGTGCAGGTCGCCATCGTCGTCGGTGGCGGCAACTTCTTCCGCGGCGCGGAGCTGTCCCAGCGCGGGATGGAACGCAGCCGTGCCGACTACATGGGCATGCTCGGCACCGTGATGAACGCCCTGGCCCTGCAGGACTTCCTCGAGCAGCAGGACGTCTCCACGCGCGTCCAGACGGCCATCACGATGGGTCAGGTCGCCGAGCCGTACATCCCGCGCCGCGCGATCCGGCACATGGAGAAGGGCCGCGTCGTGATCTTCGGCGCGGGTGCCGGCATGCCCTACTTCTCCACCGACACCGTCGCCGCCCAGCGGGCGCTGGAGGTCCGCGCCGACGTGGTCCTCATGGCGAAGAACGGTGTCGACGGTGTCTACACGGGCGACCCGCGCACCGACCCGAACGCCACCAAGATCGACACGATCAGCTACGCCGAGGCGATGCGCAAGAACCTGCGCGTCATCGACCAGACGGCCTTCAGCCTCTGCATGGACAACCGCCTCCCGATGATGGTCTTCGGGATGGAGGGCCAGGGCGTGGCGCGCGCCCTGCGGGGTGAGAGGATCGGCACGCAGGTGATCGCCGACTGA
- the tsf gene encoding translation elongation factor Ts, which translates to MAAYTAADVKALREKTGAGMLDCKNALVESEGDVEKAIELLRIKGQKGVAKREDRDASNGLVVVHTETGLGVMVQLNCETDFVAKSAGFVALAQQVLDQAVAVKATDAESLLASELDGKSVQVVLDEANATMGEKIVLARVARVEGTHVSAYLHRTASDLPPTIGVLVALDGANEEVGKDVAMHAAAMSPVYLTRDEVPAEKVESERRIAEETSRAENKPEAALPKIIEGRVNSFFKDNVLLEQPFAKDPKTTITKLLAAAGVNVTSFARFRAGA; encoded by the coding sequence GTGGCTGCGTACACCGCCGCTGACGTCAAGGCGCTGCGCGAGAAGACCGGCGCGGGCATGCTCGACTGCAAGAACGCGCTCGTGGAGTCCGAGGGCGACGTCGAGAAGGCCATCGAGCTGCTCCGCATCAAGGGCCAGAAGGGCGTCGCCAAGCGCGAGGACCGCGACGCCTCCAACGGTCTGGTCGTCGTGCACACCGAGACCGGTCTCGGCGTCATGGTCCAGCTCAACTGCGAGACGGACTTCGTCGCCAAGAGCGCCGGCTTCGTCGCCCTCGCCCAGCAGGTGCTCGACCAGGCCGTGGCCGTCAAGGCCACCGACGCCGAGTCGCTGCTGGCCTCGGAGCTGGACGGCAAGAGCGTGCAGGTGGTCCTCGACGAGGCCAACGCGACGATGGGCGAGAAGATCGTCCTGGCCCGCGTGGCCCGCGTGGAGGGCACGCACGTCTCCGCCTACCTGCACCGCACGGCGAGCGACCTGCCGCCGACGATCGGTGTGCTCGTGGCCCTCGACGGGGCCAACGAGGAGGTCGGCAAGGACGTGGCGATGCACGCCGCGGCCATGAGCCCGGTCTACCTCACCCGCGACGAGGTCCCGGCCGAGAAGGTCGAGAGCGAGCGCCGCATCGCCGAGGAGACCTCGCGGGCGGAGAACAAGCCCGAGGCCGCCCTGCCGAAGATCATCGAGGGTCGCGTGAACAGCTTCTTCAAGGACAACGTCCTGCTGGAGCAGCCGTTCGCGAAGGACCCGAAGACGACGATCACCAAGCTGCTGGCCGCGGCGGGCGTGAACGTCACGTCGTTCGCGCGCTTCCGCGCCGGCGCCTGA